DNA from Roseomonas gilardii subsp. gilardii:
CAACGACATCGTGGACATCCGCCGCATCGAGAAGGTGCTGGCGCGGCACGGGGAGCGCTTCGTCCAGCGCGTCTTCACGGAGGCTGAGCGGCGCAAGGCGGAATCGCGCACCGAGAAGCTGCGCGCCGCCACCTATGCCAAGCGCTTCGCGGCCAAGGAGGCGGCGTCCAAGGCGCTGGGCACGGGCTTCAGCCACGGCGTCTTCCACCGCGACCTGGGGGTGGTGAACCTGTCCACCGGGCAGCCGACGCTGCGCCTGACCGGCGGCGCCTCGGCGCGGCTCTCCGCCATCACGCCGCGGGGCTATGCCGCCCAGGTCAGCCTCACCATGACCGACGAATACCCCTATGCCGAGGCGATCGTGATCATCTCCGGCATCCCCGTGGCCCTGGCCGCCGGTGCCGCCGGCATGGGCGGTATCGGCGCCGCGCCGCACGGCCTTCCTTGACAGGCCGGAGGGGCAGGGGGTCTAACCGGCCCCCTGCGGCCCCTTCCGTGCCGCGCGAATGTGGATCCTTCCCTTGAGCAGCATGGCGAAGAACAAGGCCCAGGGCGGCTGGGTGGAGAGCCTCAAGACCATCGTCTACGCCGTGATCATCGCGGTGGGCATCCGGACGGTGGCCTTCGAGCCCTTCAACATCCCCTCCGGCAGCATGATCCCGACCCTCCAGGTCGGCGACTATCTGTTCGTGTCGAAATACGCCTATGGCTATTCGAACGCGTCCCTGCCCTTCACGCCAGACCTCTTCTCCGGGCGCGTCTTCGGCCGCCTGCCGGCGCGTGGCGACGTGGTGGTGTTCAAGCTGCCCTCCGACGGCACGACGGACTACATCAAGCGCATCGTCGGCCTGCCCGGCGACCGCATCCAGATGCGCGGCGGCATCCTCCACGTGAACGGCCAGCCGGTGAAGCGGGACTTCGTCGGCCCCTATACCGTGACGGGCGACGGGCCGACGATGGAGGCAAAGCGCTATCTGGAGACGCTGCCGCCCAGCCCCGGCGCCCAGCCCCGGACGCACAGCATCATCGAGTTCTCGGATAACGGGCAGGCGGACAACACGCCGGAATACCTCGTCCCGGCCGGGCATCTCTTCGCCATGGGCGACAACCGGGACAACAGCCAGGACAGCCGCTACATGAACGCGGTCGGCTTCGTGCCGGTGGAGAACCTGGTGGGCCGCGCCGAGTTCATCTTCTTCTCCTGGGACGGCTCCGCGCCCTGGTGGCAGATCTGGCGCTGGCCCTTCGAGGTCCGCTGGAGCCGGATCTTCTCAGGGATTCACTGACCGCCGTGAGTGACTTCGCCGACCGCCTGGGGCACCGCTTCGCCAATCCGGCCCTGCTGTCCCAGGCCCTGACCCACCGCTCGGCCGCCGATCCGCGCCGCCGTCAGCTCGACAGCAACGAGCGCCTGGAATTCCTGGGCGACCGCGTGCTCGCGCTCGCCATCGCCGAATGGCTGGCCGAACGCTTCCCGCAGGAGCGGGAGGGCGAACTGGGCAAGCGCCTCGCCGTGCTGGTGGCGGCCGATACGCTGGCCAAGGTCGGGGAGGGGATCGGCCTGTCCGAGGCCCTGCGCATCCCACCGGCCGAGGGCCGCACCGGGCTGCGCCAGCGCGCCACCGTCCTGGCCGATGCCACGGAGGCGCTGATCGGGGCGCTGTATCTCGATGGCGGGCTGGAGGCGGCGCAGCGCTTCGTCCGCCGCTACTGGGCCGAGCTGATCGCGGCCGATCCGACCCCGCCCATGTCGGCCAAGAGCCGCCTGCAGGAATGGACGCTGGGCCGCGGGCTGGGCCTGCCGGTCTACCGGATGGCCTCCACCACCGGCCCCTCCCACGCACCTGTCTTCGTGATCGAGGTGCAGGCGCAGGGCCGTACCGCCGAGGGCAAGGGCGACACCAAGCGCGCCGCCGAACAGGCCGCCGCCGAAGCCTGGCTGTCCGGGCTGCCCCCGGAGGCGGGGTCCGAGCCCGAGAAGAAGAATCATGACTGACAGCGGGGCGGGCACGCCCGAGGATTCCCTGCCGGCCGATGGGCCGCCCGATGGGCCACCGGCCGCTGGCGGGGCGGAGACGCCTTCCGGGCAGGCCCCTTCCGGACAGGCACAGGCCGCCGGGCCGACCCGGGCGGGCATCGTCGCCGTGCTGGGCGCGCCCAATGCGGGCAAGTCCACGCTGGTGAACCGGCTGACCGGCGCCAAGGTCACCATCGTCTCGCCCAAGCCGCAGACCACGCGCTTCCGGGTGCGGGCGGTGCTGATGCATGGCCGCTCCCAGGTCGTGCTGACGGACACGCCGGGCATCTTCCGCCCCAAGCGCCGCCTCGACCGCGCCATGGTCGCCGCCGCCTGGACGGGCGCGCAGGATGCCGACATGGCGCTGCTGGTGGTGGATGCGCGGGCCGGGCTGACCGAGGCGGTGCAGGCCATCGTCACCCGGCTGAAGCGCGGCTCCCCGACGCTCTGGCTGGTGCTGAACAAGACCGACCTGCTGGACACCAAGCGGCTGCTGCCGCTGACCGCCGCCCTGAACGAGCAGCTCACCTTCGCCGAGACCTTCATGGTCAGCGCCGAGACCGGGGACGGGCTGGAACGGCTGACCGCGAAGCTGGCCGAGGCCATGCCGGAGGGGCCCTGGCTCTTCCCGGAGGACGAGCTCTCCGATCTCAACGAGCGGATGCTGGCGGCTGAGATCGTGCGCGAGCAGATCCTGCGCCAGACGCATGAGGAAGTGCCGCACCACGCCACGGTGGAGACCGAGAGCTGGCAGGAGCGGCGTGACGGCAGCGTGCGGGTGGACTGCACCATCTATGTCGGCCGGGCCAGCCAGAAGGCGATCCTGATCGGCGATGGCGGAGCGCGCATCAAGGAGATCGGCCGCCGGGCGCGGGAGGAGCTAACCCGCCTGCTGGAGCGCCGTGTCCATCTCTTCCTGAACGTCAAGGAGCGCCCGGGCTGGGACGAGGAGCGCGCCCGGCTGCGCGCCATCGGCCTGCACGAGGAAGAGGGCTAGCCCCCTGATCGAGTGGCAGGCCCCGGCCATCGTCCTCGATGCCCGCCCCTATGGCGAGGGCGGGGCGGTGGCGGTGGTGCTGACCGAGGCGCATGGGCGCCATGGCGGCATGGTCCATGGCGGAACCTCCCGCGGGCAGGCGGCGGTCTGGCAGGCCGGCAACCTGATCGAGGCACGCTGGCGGGCCCGGCTGGCCGACCAGCTCGGCAACCTGAGCGGGGAGCTGGTGCATCCCACCGCCGCCCTGGCGATGGAGGACCCGCTGGCCCTCGCGCTGCTCTCCGCCGCCTGTGCCGTGGCCGGGGAGGCGCTGCCGGAGCGGGAAGCGCATCCGCGCCTGTTCCGGGGGCTGCTGCCCATCCTGGCGCGGCTCGGCACGCAGCCGGCGGCGACGGCGGAGCTGCTGCCCGACTATATCCGCTGGGAGCTGATGCTGCTGACCGACCTGGGCTATGGGCTCGACCTTTCCCGCTGCGCCCAGACCGGGGTGGCCGAGGGGCTGACCCATGTCTCCCCCCGCACCGGCCGGGCCGTCTGCGCGGAGGTGGCGGAACCCTACCGCGACCGCCTCCTGCCGCTGCCGGCCTTCCTGCGCGATCCGGCCGCCGCCTCGGGGCCGGAGGACTGGGTGGCCGGGCTGCGGCTCACCGGGCATTTCCTGGCCCGCGACGCCTTCGGCACACGGCACCGGCCGGTCCCCGCGGCGCGGGAGATGCTCCATGACCGGGTCTCCGCCCTGGCCGCGCCCCCGGAGCTGTCCCCGGAGCCGCCGTCGGAGGTTCCCCCCGGCGATGTTTCGGCGTAGAACGCCACACTGAGATCAAGAACGAAGCAAGAACACCGTCGGGCGAGAGGACTGAGCGATGCCGGATGACCTGAAGACCCTTCCGGAAGGTGGGCGCGTCAACGAGACGCGGCTGGCCGAGGCGCTGAGCGAGCGCTACCTCGCCTATGCGATGTCCACCATCGTCTCGCGCTCCCTGCCGGATGTGCGGGACGGGCTGAAGCCGGTGCACCGGCGGCTGCTCTGGGCGATGCACCAGCTCAAGCTGGACCCGGCGGGCGGCTTCAAGAAATGCGCCCGTGTGGTGGGCGACGTGATCGGCAAGTTCCACCCGCACGGCGATGCCTCGGTCTACGAGGCCCTGGTGAGGCTGGCGCAGGATTTCGCCGCCCGCTACCCGCTGGTCGAGGGGCAGGGGAATTTCGGCAATATCGACGGCGATAACGCCGCGGCCATGCGCTACACCGAGTCCAAGCTCACCGAGGTGGCCAAGGCGCTGCTGGAGGGGATCGAGGAGGACTCGGTCGATTTCCGCCCGACCTATGACGGGGAGGAGCGGGAGCCGGTGGTGCTGCCGGCGGCTTTCCCGAACCTGCTGGCCAATGGCGCGAACGGCATCGCGGTCGGCATGGCGACCTCCATCCCGCCGCACAATGCGGGCGAGCTCTGCGCCGCGGCGCTGGAGCTGGTGCGCAACCCGGCGGCCACGACGGCCGAGCTGGTCCGCCACGTGCCTGGCCCGGACTTCCCGACCGGCGGCGTGCTGGTGGAAAGCCCCGAGGCGATCCTGAGCGCCTACGAGACCGGGCGCGGCGGCTTCCGCCTGCGCGCGAAGTGGGAGGTCGAGCCGCTCAAGAATGGCACCTGGCAGGTCGTGGTCACGGAAATCCCCTACCAGGTCGCCAAGTCCCGCCTGATCGAGCAGATCGCCGAGCTGCTGGAGCAGAAGAAGCTGCCCCTGCTGGCCGATGTGCGGGACGAGAGCACCGATGTGGTGCGCGTGGTGCTGGAGCCGAAGTCCCGCGCCGTCGATCCCGCCATGCTGATGGAGACGCTGTTCCGCGCCACGCCGCTGGAATCGCGCATCCCGCTGAACATGAACGTCCTGGCCGCCGACCGCACCCCGCGCGTGATGGGGCTGAAGGAGGTGCTGCGCCACTGGCTCGACCACCGGGAGGTGGTGCTGGTGCGGCGCTCGCAGCACCGGCTGGCGGCGATCGAGCGGCGGCTGGAGATCCTCGACGGCTATCTCGCCGTCTAT
Protein-coding regions in this window:
- the acpS gene encoding holo-ACP synthase, which codes for MIIGLGNDIVDIRRIEKVLARHGERFVQRVFTEAERRKAESRTEKLRAATYAKRFAAKEAASKALGTGFSHGVFHRDLGVVNLSTGQPTLRLTGGASARLSAITPRGYAAQVSLTMTDEYPYAEAIVIISGIPVALAAGAAGMGGIGAAPHGLP
- the lepB gene encoding signal peptidase I codes for the protein MAKNKAQGGWVESLKTIVYAVIIAVGIRTVAFEPFNIPSGSMIPTLQVGDYLFVSKYAYGYSNASLPFTPDLFSGRVFGRLPARGDVVVFKLPSDGTTDYIKRIVGLPGDRIQMRGGILHVNGQPVKRDFVGPYTVTGDGPTMEAKRYLETLPPSPGAQPRTHSIIEFSDNGQADNTPEYLVPAGHLFAMGDNRDNSQDSRYMNAVGFVPVENLVGRAEFIFFSWDGSAPWWQIWRWPFEVRWSRIFSGIH
- the rnc gene encoding ribonuclease III, which gives rise to MSDFADRLGHRFANPALLSQALTHRSAADPRRRQLDSNERLEFLGDRVLALAIAEWLAERFPQEREGELGKRLAVLVAADTLAKVGEGIGLSEALRIPPAEGRTGLRQRATVLADATEALIGALYLDGGLEAAQRFVRRYWAELIAADPTPPMSAKSRLQEWTLGRGLGLPVYRMASTTGPSHAPVFVIEVQAQGRTAEGKGDTKRAAEQAAAEAWLSGLPPEAGSEPEKKNHD
- the era gene encoding GTPase Era codes for the protein MTDSGAGTPEDSLPADGPPDGPPAAGGAETPSGQAPSGQAQAAGPTRAGIVAVLGAPNAGKSTLVNRLTGAKVTIVSPKPQTTRFRVRAVLMHGRSQVVLTDTPGIFRPKRRLDRAMVAAAWTGAQDADMALLVVDARAGLTEAVQAIVTRLKRGSPTLWLVLNKTDLLDTKRLLPLTAALNEQLTFAETFMVSAETGDGLERLTAKLAEAMPEGPWLFPEDELSDLNERMLAAEIVREQILRQTHEEVPHHATVETESWQERRDGSVRVDCTIYVGRASQKAILIGDGGARIKEIGRRAREELTRLLERRVHLFLNVKERPGWDEERARLRAIGLHEEEG
- the recO gene encoding DNA repair protein RecO translates to MEWQAPAIVLDARPYGEGGAVAVVLTEAHGRHGGMVHGGTSRGQAAVWQAGNLIEARWRARLADQLGNLSGELVHPTAALAMEDPLALALLSAACAVAGEALPEREAHPRLFRGLLPILARLGTQPAATAELLPDYIRWELMLLTDLGYGLDLSRCAQTGVAEGLTHVSPRTGRAVCAEVAEPYRDRLLPLPAFLRDPAAASGPEDWVAGLRLTGHFLARDAFGTRHRPVPAAREMLHDRVSALAAPPELSPEPPSEVPPGDVSA
- the parC gene encoding DNA topoisomerase IV subunit A, with product MPDDLKTLPEGGRVNETRLAEALSERYLAYAMSTIVSRSLPDVRDGLKPVHRRLLWAMHQLKLDPAGGFKKCARVVGDVIGKFHPHGDASVYEALVRLAQDFAARYPLVEGQGNFGNIDGDNAAAMRYTESKLTEVAKALLEGIEEDSVDFRPTYDGEEREPVVLPAAFPNLLANGANGIAVGMATSIPPHNAGELCAAALELVRNPAATTAELVRHVPGPDFPTGGVLVESPEAILSAYETGRGGFRLRAKWEVEPLKNGTWQVVVTEIPYQVAKSRLIEQIAELLEQKKLPLLADVRDESTDVVRVVLEPKSRAVDPAMLMETLFRATPLESRIPLNMNVLAADRTPRVMGLKEVLRHWLDHREVVLVRRSQHRLAAIERRLEILDGYLAVYLNLDEVIRIVREEDHPREALIRAFSLTEVQAEAVLNMRLRALRKLEEMEIRREHKKLTAEGKTLQRLLSSEAARWKRIGEELEATREKFGSGALGGRRTVQAQAPAAALVDESAFVEREPITVILSEKGWLRAQKGHLPPEAELRFKEGDSLQLSLHAETTDRIVFMASNGRAYTIKADAIPRGRGDGQPVRLMVDLGNEDEIIAAFVYKEGLRFLLASKAGRGFIAKAEDLLAEKRTGKNVLTVEAPDRLFVVADVEGDSVAVIGDNRKLLVFPLEQVPEMTRGRGVTLQGYKDGGLSDVKVFRRADGLTWQLGGRTRTETALSGWLGNRAGAGKMPPNGFPKSNSFDG